Genomic window (Pristiophorus japonicus isolate sPriJap1 chromosome 9, sPriJap1.hap1, whole genome shotgun sequence):
cggagatctctcttttcttcgaaataatgtcatggaatctttaacgccgacttgagaggtcagatggttctgattctttttttttattcgttcacgggatgtgggcgtcgctggtaaggccagcatttattgtccatccataattgcccttgagaagatggggggggggagccatcttcttgaactgctgcagtgcgtgtggtgaaggtactcccacagtactgttagggagggagttccaggattttgacccagcgataatgaaggaatggcgatatgctttcaaatcaggatggtgtgtgacttggaaggaaacgtggaaatggtggtgttcccatgcgcctgctgcccttgtccttctagttggtagaggtcgtgggtttgtgaggtactgccgaagaagccttggcgagttgatgcagtgtatcttgtacatggtaaacactgcagccacggtacatcgatgatggagggagtggatgtttaaggtggtggatgggtgccaataaagcgggctgctttgtcatggatggtgtcaagcttcttgagtgttgtcgcagttgcattcatccaagcaagtggagagtattccatcacactcctgacttgtgccttgtagatggtggaaaggctctggggagtcaggaggtgagacactcgccatagaatacccagcctctgacttgctcttgttgccacagtatttatgtggctgttccagttaagtttctggtcaatggtaaccccaaggatgttgatggtaggggattcggctatggtaatgccattgaatgttatggggtggtggttagactcttgcttgttggagatagtcattacctggcacttgtgtcgtgactgttacttgccacttatcagcccaagcctgaatgttgtccaggtcttgctgtacgcaggcatggactgctccattatctgaggagttgcgaatggaactgaacactgtgcagtcatcagcgaacattcccacttctgaccttataatggaaggaaggtcattgatgaagcaactgaagatggttgggcctaggacactgccctgaggaactcctgcaacgatgtcctggggctgtgatgattgacctccaactaccacaactatcttcctttgtgctaggtatgactccagccagtgtagagttttcccccagattcccattgacttcagttttactacagctccttgatgccgcactcggtcaaatgctgccctgatgtcgagggcagtcactctcactttgcctctggaattcagctcttttgaccatgtttggaccaaggctgtgatgaggtctggagccgagtggtcctggcggaacccaaattgggtatcggtgagcaagttattggtgaataagtgccgcttgataccactgttggtgacaacttccatcactttgctaatgattgagaatagactgatggggcggtaattgaccagattggatttgtcctgctttttgtggcagttttccacattgtcgcatcgatgccagtgttgtaactgtactcgaacaacttggctagaggtgcggctagttctggagcacaagtcttcagcacaacagccggtatATTGTCggaacccatagcctttgctgtatccaatgcattcagctgtttcttgatatcacgtggagtgaatcgaattggctgaagactggcttccttaggaggaggccgatatggatcatcctctcggcacatctggctgaagatgattgtaaacaccagccttttcttctcagaagatcaagatgtagaaccagtttgtgtcaagataagaaataataagggaaagcaaTCACTGgtaggagtagtctataggccccctaacagtagctacactgcaggacagcatataaatcaacaacacatggaggcttgtaagaaatactgcaataatcatgggtgattttaatctttttgattggacaaatcaaattggcaaaggtagccttaaggaagaattcatagagtgtattcgggatgttcttagaacaatacgatgtggagccaaccagggagcagactattttagatctggtaatgtgtaattaatgatctcatagtaaaggatcctcttgggaagagtgatcataacatggtataatttcaaattcagtttgaggctgagaaacttgggtctcatactcgtgccctgaacttaaataaaggcaattacaaaggaagggtaagatggtagataagcagtgacagacatttaaggagatattttataactctcagcaaagatatattccagtgagaaagaaagactcttaagaagaaccagccatggctaactaagaattgtttgaggatgtaactggtagagtggacaagggagaaccagtggatgtggtgtatttggactttcaaaaggcttttgacaaggtcccacacaagagattggtgtgcaaaattaaagcacatggtattgggggtaatatactgacgtggatagagaatgttggcagataggaagcacagagtcgggataaacgggtcctttgcagaatggcagtgactagtggggtgccgcagggctcagtactgggactcgAGCtattttctgatgttggggaagtccagaaccaggggttacagtctcaggataagggataagccatttaggactgagaagagaacttcttcgctcagagaattgtgaacctgtggaattctctaccacagaaagttgttgaggccagttcgttagatatattcaaaagggagttagatgtggcccttacggctaaagggatcaaggtgtatggagagaaagcaggaatggggtactgaagttgcatgatcagacttgatcatattgaatggcggtgcaggctcgaaggaccgtatgacctactcctgcacctactttctatgtttctgacctcactgcagtacagcggcactcagattttccacaccagtTGTGTCGGGTAGTTttatagaaagttatcagcatccagtcaCAATACAAATCCGGCACTGGTTcatgaatgggatcacccgatTGATACAGTCGAGATTTATAACTTCCTCTCCCACAGggctacctgtaaaattctgaatcgctttctggattatatccacaggtacctgggctgtaccacaattgttctcagtctatgaGAACCAAGTTAAGGGCCTGTTCTCGATCACCTTCAACACTGTTCTGGAGAACTCAATGCACCAaaacaaaattaccaaatttgaaatgtcCACTTTCACACTTCTGTCTTGGTGCcttcaatagatgcactttgtgacactcctcacatcctcactgtcaagctgtgtttccactgttcaatgtccaagagcagacacggtgagattgggaaTCAGGAACATTTACTACTGATTtgtgaaagaaagcagcaatgacttGAAAGAGTGtggtgattaactttctctgttgccttacactgtacacacacaacccgggatatctccgctcccttcccccactcactccatgttcccaaactacttcctgctccactctgcctcttacaaacagcccccgataCCCCGACACAAAGCCCATTTACGGACATAGTCTCAATGTGATGAGCTGCtggaaggaggctgctgtttgctctctTACTCGGGCccaggatatctccgctccctgatgtgttcaacgatcatcagccaagcacagaggaaacggcagccgctggcagagctgggggaggggaggtcgcaAGGGCCCTTCCCGTCGGGTTAAACACTGGGCGGGGAGAGGGTACCGGGAAGGAGCAGGCAAGTATTTCAATGCTGGAGCGTGAAGTCTGGAGGCAGATCTGGAAGCTCAGAGGCTGCTGTCTCTGCTCAACCTGTCACTCTGATTCTGGTTCCTCCTTGCCTCTCTCACACTCTGCCTTCCTCAACCAGGTCCGGGCTGGCTTCATAAACACATCTGGATGGCGAGAGTTTATCATTCAATTTATGTTCCTGTGAAGAATTATGATGTCTGgccgaggtaaaggaggcaaaggactgggtaaaggtgGAGCCAAAcaccaccgtaaagtgctccgtgataacatccagggcatcaccaaacctgcCATCTGCCACCTGGATCGCTGTGGCGGTGTCAAGTGGATCTCGggtctgatctacgaggagacccgcggggtgctgaaggttttcctggagaatgtgatcagggatgtgGTCACCTACACTGAACACACCAACCGCAAAATGGTCACAGCCATGGATATAGTGTACGCTCTGAagcggcagggccgcactctctatggattcggcggctgaacaacgtGACCCTGGGGCAGTTTGACTATTTTTCTGATCATTTACTCACCAGATtgacaatcatagaatcatggaaatttacagcacagaaggaggccatgtccatgccagccaacaggaGGCTATCcgacctaatcccacttcccagctttaGGTCCGCAGGTTACAGcgcctcaagtgcacatccaagtactttttaaaacgtggcgagggtttctgcctcagccaccctttcaggcagtgagctccagacccccaacaccgtcTGGGTggagaaatctcccctcaaatcacctctaaaccttctaccaattactttaaatttatgcacctagttgttgacccctctgctcggaaataggccctttctattcactatatctaggcccctcataattttatacacctcagtctcctctgtttcaaggaaaacaaacccagcctatccaatctgtcctcatagctaagattctccactcctggcaacatcctcgtaaatctcctctgtaccctctccagtgcaatcacatccttcctgtaatgcggtgaccagaactgtggcctaactagtattttatacagttcaagcataatcacccctgctcttgtattctatgcctcagctaataaaaacaagcattccgtatgccttcttatccaccttatctacctggcctgccagcttcagggatttgtggacatgcacttgctttgttcttctacacttttcagtgacctaccatttaatgtgtattccctttccttgttagccctccccaaatgtattacctcacacttctctggatggaattccatttgccactgttgtgctcaataagatcacctcacattcttctaaactccaatgaatataggcctaaactgctcaacctttcttcataaccccttcatctcacgaatcaacctcgtgaaccttctctgaactgcctccaatgcaaagagaccaaaactgtataaagtactccaggtgtggtgtcaccaacaccctgtacagttgtagcaggtcttccctacttttatactccatccccccttgcaaaagaggccaacattccatttgccttcttaattacttgctgtacctgcatgctaactttttgtgtttcatgtacaaggacccgcagatccctctgtactgcagcattttctaatctttccccatttaaataatttgcttttatatttttcataccaaagtggataacctcacattttcccacattatactccatctcccaaatttttgctcactcacttagcttatccatatccctttgtagattctttgcgtcttcctcacaaattgcttttccacctatctttgtatcatcagcaaattaaaCTACATTattcttggtcccttcatccaagtcattaatatagattgtaaatagttgagttcccagcactgatccctgtggcaccccactagttagtttgccaacctgaaaatgacctatttatcccaattctgttttctgttagttagccaatcctctatccatgtcaatatattactcccaattctgtgagctcttatcttgtgcagtaaccttttatgtggcaccttatcgaatgccttctagaaatccaaatacatgacacctactggttcccctttatccaccctgctcattacatcctcaaagaacaccaataaatttgtcaagcatgatttccctttcataaaaccatgctgactctgcttgactgtaccatgatcttctaaatgtcctgctgctacttcatcaataatggactccagcattttcccaatgactgatgttaggctaacagtttcctgctttctgtctccctcctttcttaaataagggaattacatttgctgttttccaatcaaaaatccaggatccagggatttttggcagattacaaccaatgtagccaccatctctgtagccacttcttttaataccagagagagaaacagtgtctgacctatcaagaaagactggatcaactgggcttgtattcactggagttcagaagaatgagagaggacctcatagaaacgtttaaaattctgacggggttagacaggttagatacaggaagaatgttcccaatgttggggaagtccagaaccaggggacacagtctaaggataagggggaagccatttaggaccgagatgaggaggaatttcttcacccagagagtggtgaacctgtggaattctctaccacagaaagttgttgaggccaattcactaaatatattcaaaaaggagttagatgaagtccttactactaggggaatcaaggggtatggtgagaaagcaggaatggggtactgaagttgcatgttcagccatgaactcattgaatggcggtgcaggctagaagggccgaatggcctactcctgcacctattttctatgtttctatgtattgcttccagcttggttagcccaatctatatgcatatcaaagtcacccataataactgctgcacctttattgcatgcacccctaatttcctgtttgatgccctccccaaggtgtggcctcaccaaggccctgtacaactgcagtaagacctccctgctcctatactcaaatcctctcgctatgaaggctaacatgccatttgccttcttcaccgcctgctgtacctgcatgccaactttcaatgactgatgcaccatgacactcaggtctcgttgcacctccccttttcctaatctgtcaccattcaaataatattctgcctttctgtttttgccaccaaagtggataacttcacatttatctacattctactgcatttgccatgcttttgcccactcacctaacctgtccaagtcattctgcagcctcttagcttccgcctcaaagctcacactgccacccagcttagtgtcatctggaaacgtggagatattacattcaattccttcgtccaaatcattaatgtatattgtaaata
Coding sequences:
- the LOC139273700 gene encoding histone H4-like yields the protein MMSGRGKGGKGLGKGGAKHHRKVLRDNIQGITKPAICHLDRCGGVKWISGLIYEETRGVLKVFLENVIRDVVTYTEHTNRKMVTAMDIVYALKRQGRTLYGFGG